Part of the Acidobacteriota bacterium genome is shown below.
GCGCTACACCTGGCCCTCGAAGCCTACGGCCGGCCGGAGAGCTGGCGGCGCATCCAGCGGGCCGGCATGGCCGAGGATTTCTCCTGGCGGCGCCAGGGCAAGATCTACGAAGAACTGTACCGAAGGCTGGCAGGCTGAATAGGATAGGAAAGGAGAAACGCCCGTGCATGTTCTCTTTGTCGAACCGAGCTTTCCCTACAACCAGAAACAGCACGTCCGCGCCCTGAAGGAAGTCGGCGCGCGGGTCACCGGCATCGGCGAGCGGCCGGTCGACTACCTGTCCGACGACGTCAAGTCCTGGCTCGACGGTTACGAGCAGGTGCCCTCGGTGGTGCACGAGGGCGCGATGCTCGACGCCGTGCGCAAAATCCAGAAGCGCGGTCCCTGGGTGGACCGGCTGGAGGCCTCCGTCGAGGCGCATATTCTGCCCGTCGCCAAGGTGCGCGAAGCCTGCGGCATTCCCGGCACCTCGGTGAAGACCGCCTGGCTGTGCCGCGACAAACCGGCGATGAAAGAAGCCCTGCGTCAGGGCGGCATCCCCTGCGCCCAGTCCACCGGCACCGACGACCCGCAGGAGGCCCGCGCCTTCGCCGAACGGGTCGGCTATCCGCTGATCTTCAAACCCCGCAGCGGCGCCGGCGCCGCCGGCACCCAGCGGGTGGACTCGGACCGCGACCTGGAACACGCCATCAACGAACACCGTCTGGGGCACGGCGGCACGGTGGCGATCGAGGAATTCATCGAGGGCCACGAAGGCTTCTGGGACACCCTGGCGGTGGACGGCAAGCCGGAGCACGAGTTCATCTCCCACTACTACCCGCGGGTGCTCGACGCCATGCGGCACCGCTCCATCAACCCCTACTTCATCACCACCAACCGAGTCGACGCGGAAAGCTACGGCGAGGTGCGCACCCTCGGCCGTAAGGTGCTGGGCATCCTCGGCATCGGCACCTCCGCCACCCACATGGAGTGGTTCTTCGGGCCCAAGGGCCTCAAATTTTCGGAGATCGGCTGCCGGCCACCGGGGGTCGGCGTGTGGGACATCTACTCCGCCGCCAACGGCCTCGACCTCTACCGCGAGTGGGCGATGACCATCGTCCACGGCCACCGCGGCGACCGGGCCTCGCGGCAGTTCTCCGCCGGCATGCTCGCCCTGCGCCCGAACCGCGACGGGCGGATCGCCGGCTACCAGGGGATCGACGAACTCCAGCGGCGCTACGGCCAATGCGTCATCGACACCCACCTGCCGCCGCCGGGCAGCCCCACCCAGCCGGTCGAGGGCGGCTACATGGCGAACGCTTGGGTGCGCATGCGCCACCCGGACTACGACGAACTGCGCAACATCCTGGAGACCGTCGGCAAGACGCTGAAAGTGTTTGCGCAGTAGAGGTCGCCGGCTGAGCCCGCGGAGAGCGTCATGACCCTAGAAATCGGCTTCCTGTTCGTCCTGCTGGCGGCGATGGTCTATCTGTTCCTGACCGAAAAACTGCCCGTCGACTTGACCGCCTTCGCCGGCCTGGTCCTTCTCATCCTCACCGGCTATCTGCAGCCGAACGAGGCGTTTACGGGCTTCGCCTCGTCAGCGGTGATCACCATGCTGTCGATCTTCATCGTCAGCGCGGCGCTGCTGCACACGGGGCTGGCGGACATGGTGGGAGCGCGCATCCACCGCTGGGTGGGCGCCCAGGAAATACCGCTGATCATCACCCTCATGCTGATCGCCGGCGTGCTCTCCGCCTTCATGAACAACATCGCCGCCACGGCGGTGCTGATGCCGGCGGTGGCGGCCCTGGCTCGGCAGGCGAAACTGTCGCCGTCGCGCCTCTTCATGCCGCTGGCCTTCGGCGCCATCTTGGGCGGCACCACCACTCTGGTCGGCACACCGCCCAACATCCTCGCCGCCGAGATGCTGCGAGAGCGCGGCATGGAGCCCTTCTCGCTCTTCTCCTTCGCGCCGATCGGCCTACCGGTGCTGGCCGTCGGCGTGCTGTTCATGATCACCTTCGGCCGCAAGCTGCTGCCCACCCGCGACACCCACGGCCCGGCGCTCCACGAAGCCGGCGAACTGGCGCAGGTCTACCAACTCGACCAGGAACTGTTCACCCTACGCGTTCGAGAGGGTTCGCCGCTCGCTGGCATGACCCTGAGCGAAGCCAAGCTCGGCACCGCCCTCGGCACTCAGGTGGTCGCCATCGAGCGGCGCGGCAGACGCCGGCCCGCGCCGGCGGCGGACACCCTGCTGCGGGCCGGAGACTCCCTGCTGGTGCAGGGCAGCTTGCGCGACCTGCGCACCATGCTCGAGCTCAAAGACATCGAGGTCACCCCCGCCGCCACCACCGACATTCCGCTTCCCTCGGGAGGGTCCGGCGGCGTCCGCATGCGCCTGCCGGCGAACTCGGCCTTCGTCGGCAAGACTCTGAAGGGGCTCGACTTCCGCAAGCATCACGGGCTGGTGGTAATAGGCCTCCAGCGCGGCGACGAGCTGCACGTGCGGCAGGTGGGATCCGAAGAGCTGCAGGCGGAAGACCGGCTCCTCGCCCTCGGCACGCGGGAGGACCTCGAACGCATCCAGCAGATCCCGGATGCCGAGATCGAAGAGTTGGGCTTCGCCGCCCTCAGCGCGATGCGCGATCAGCTCTTCCAGATCCGGGTACCCGCCGGCTCACCGCTGGCCGGCAACAGCCTGGCCGACAGCCGCCTCGGCGACCTCGCCGGCCCGGCCATCGCCGGCATCGTGCGCAGCGACTCCATCTTGCTCGTTCTGTCGCCGGACGAGGTCATCCAGGAGGACGACCGGCTGCTCTTGACCGGCATGCCCAACCGCCTGGCCAGCCTGGTCGACCTGGGCGACATCGAACTCGAAGAAGGAGTGGGCAAGCCCGGCGACGCCCTCGAATCGGACGACGTCGGCATCGTGGAAGCCACCGTCGCCC
Proteins encoded:
- a CDS encoding SLC13 family permease, which encodes MTLEIGFLFVLLAAMVYLFLTEKLPVDLTAFAGLVLLILTGYLQPNEAFTGFASSAVITMLSIFIVSAALLHTGLADMVGARIHRWVGAQEIPLIITLMLIAGVLSAFMNNIAATAVLMPAVAALARQAKLSPSRLFMPLAFGAILGGTTTLVGTPPNILAAEMLRERGMEPFSLFSFAPIGLPVLAVGVLFMITFGRKLLPTRDTHGPALHEAGELAQVYQLDQELFTLRVREGSPLAGMTLSEAKLGTALGTQVVAIERRGRRRPAPAADTLLRAGDSLLVQGSLRDLRTMLELKDIEVTPAATTDIPLPSGGSGGVRMRLPANSAFVGKTLKGLDFRKHHGLVVIGLQRGDELHVRQVGSEELQAEDRLLALGTREDLERIQQIPDAEIEELGFAALSAMRDQLFQIRVPAGSPLAGNSLADSRLGDLAGPAIAGIVRSDSILLVLSPDEVIQEDDRLLLTGMPNRLASLVDLGDIELEEGVGKPGDALESDDVGIVEATVAPRSAVVGGTLGALGFRDRYGLQVLAVWREGQPIHTRLAQLALRVGDALLLQGPRERIQRLVADPDFVVLSPGAEVPRRTRKAPIAIGGLLVMIGMVVTGYQPIHVAAFTSATLVVLFGAVTMQEAYRAIEWRAIFLVAAVLPIGLAMERTGAAQLIADQVSELAGPYGPHAVLAALIVLSSLLSQGLDGAPAVVLLTPVVLQTAEVMGVSPYPFMMGASVAASAAFMTPFSHKANLLVMGAGGYRSMDYLRVGTPLTIVLLAMMTLLIPVFFPF
- a CDS encoding ATPase, with the translated sequence MHVLFVEPSFPYNQKQHVRALKEVGARVTGIGERPVDYLSDDVKSWLDGYEQVPSVVHEGAMLDAVRKIQKRGPWVDRLEASVEAHILPVAKVREACGIPGTSVKTAWLCRDKPAMKEALRQGGIPCAQSTGTDDPQEARAFAERVGYPLIFKPRSGAGAAGTQRVDSDRDLEHAINEHRLGHGGTVAIEEFIEGHEGFWDTLAVDGKPEHEFISHYYPRVLDAMRHRSINPYFITTNRVDAESYGEVRTLGRKVLGILGIGTSATHMEWFFGPKGLKFSEIGCRPPGVGVWDIYSAANGLDLYREWAMTIVHGHRGDRASRQFSAGMLALRPNRDGRIAGYQGIDELQRRYGQCVIDTHLPPPGSPTQPVEGGYMANAWVRMRHPDYDELRNILETVGKTLKVFAQ